Below is a window of Euzebyales bacterium DNA.
CGCCGCGATCATCCTGCAGCTCGCCGTGACGCGCAGCCGCGAGGTCCAGGCCGACACCAGCGGCGCGGAGCTTTCCGGCAACCCGTTGGCGCTCGCCAGCGCGCTGCGCAAGCTCGAGGCGGCCGGTAGGCAGCTGGCACGCCAGGGCGTCGGTGGCACGCCGGCCGAGCAACCGACGTCGGCGTTCAGCTCGCTGTACATCTCGGCGCCGTTCGGTGGGCTGGTTCGCGGTGGCATGAGCAACCTCTTCCGCTCGCACCCCAGGACCGAGGACCGGGTGCGCAACCTCGAGTCGATCGCCCGCCGGATGGGGCAGATCGCCTGACCGTCGGGGGCGGACGAACACCGCAGTCGGCGCACCGTTGACCGCGCGCAGCCCGATCCGGGGAGACCGGGTCGTGCTGCGCCCGGTCGTCGCAGCGGACCTGCCGTGGCTGAAGACCGCGGTCTCGAGCCGGCCGCCGCGGTCCACTGGGACACCGGCGACGGCGCCGCCTGGATCGACGGGCTGCTCGACGACGACGAGGTCGCGCCATACATCATCGAGTCCGGCGGCCGGCCCATCGGCTACGCGCAGTGGGGTGAGGAGGACGACCCGGGCTACCGCAGCGCGTCGATCGATCTGTTCCTGGTGACCGACGCGCACGGCCACGGATACGGTCGCGAGGTCGTGCGGACCTTAGCGACGTGGCTGATCGGTGAACGTGGCCACCACCGGATCGAGATCGACCCGTCAGCGGCGAACGCACCCGCGATCCGCTGCTACGAGGCTGTCGGCTTCAGGCCGATCGGCATCGCGCGCCGCCGCGAGCGCGCGGCGGACGGCACATGGCACGACTCCCTGCTGATGGACCTGCTGGCCGAGGACCTCGCTGACGCGCCCGGTCGGGTGCGTGGGTGACGCCCGACCACGATCGCTCCCGGGACGGCGCCGAAGGGCCGCGCCAGCCGATCACCTGGCGGGTTCGCCGCACGCCCGGCCGGTCATCGCAGTGCGCGACGGCCGCGAACCAGGAGTGGCTGCCACCGCGTCGTCCATGTGCGCCGTGATGCCGGCGACGACCGGGCGCCAGCGCGGGAGCGCGACGAGCGGCCCCAGCGCGGCGACGGTCGACGCCGTCAGCGCGACGCGCTGCCACCACCGCCATCGGTCGTGCAGGGTGAGCGCACCGCCATGGCCCGGTCATGACATCGCGAACGTGCTCACTTGTAGTTGGTGAAGCGCAAGGGCAGATCCTGGTCGTTGGCGCGCAGCAGCGCCTGCACCTCCTGGAGCGCGTCGCGCGACTTCGACGAGATCCGCAGCTGATCGCCCTGGATCGCGGGCGTGACCTTCAGCTTCGAGGCCTTGATCTGCTTGACCATCGCCTTGGCCTTGTCGGTCGGGATGCCGTTGACGAGGCCGATCTCGAGGCGGTAGTTGCCGCGCGAGCCGGGCTTCGGCTCGTCGTACTCCAGCGCCTTCAGGCTGACCTTGCGTCTCACCAGCTTCGACTTCAGGACATCGAGAGCGGCCATGACGCGCTCCTCGGAGTTCGCGCCGACCACGATGCCCTCGCCCGACCACGCGACGGTCGCGCCGGTGTTCTTGAAGTCGTAGCGCTGAGCGATCTCCTTGGCCGCCTGGTTGACCGCGTTGTCGACCTCCTGGCGGTCGACCTCGGCCACCACGTCGAAGCTGTTGTCGGCCATGCGCTGACTCCTCGGTCCTCGCGGGTTGGGTGCCTCCACGGCGGCCGTCGCACGGTCGCACGTGC
It encodes the following:
- a CDS encoding YajQ family cyclic di-GMP-binding protein, yielding MADNSFDVVAEVDRQEVDNAVNQAAKEIAQRYDFKNTGATVAWSGEGIVVGANSEERVMAALDVLKSKLVRRKVSLKALEYDEPKPGSRGNYRLEIGLVNGIPTDKAKAMVKQIKASKLKVTPAIQGDQLRISSKSRDALQEVQALLRANDQDLPLRFTNYK
- a CDS encoding GNAT family protein; this encodes MAEDRGLEPAAAVHWDTGDGAAWIDGLLDDDEVAPYIIESGGRPIGYAQWGEEDDPGYRSASIDLFLVTDAHGHGYGREVVRTLATWLIGERGHHRIEIDPSAANAPAIRCYEAVGFRPIGIARRRERAADGTWHDSLLMDLLAEDLADAPGRVRG